A genomic window from Salvia miltiorrhiza cultivar Shanhuang (shh) chromosome 5, IMPLAD_Smil_shh, whole genome shotgun sequence includes:
- the LOC131026530 gene encoding uncharacterized protein LOC131026530 isoform X2, with the protein MADSTPVDDILEFLRRNNFTNAEAALKCELGSRPDLNGVMDKLKLDSKESSGSRLREEVNGAKLLGEDQQMRDSGRALSESSSAEASKELIVKEVECEAGRYESERKWKSCGTIGEQSMVNASVGTSDKSFTVSKTSDTVLDLYPWKYSTSNGPVTSNEHDDGSAGPNDFLGFEVSRKALFSAEDLDHGKDSSKYGEDVSFPCERRMSWPVGTSKAGDEPKNEKNELKEVGPRRKISGASSKDELADSISNASVRPSLDLWKDCSLKNVFPPFSGEDTSTSHGSASSNTNKTQGKKKRDPYDIRVSVKEQVDEVGRALYLQKAHGVEPKVFGDLDFPLATENQKEELPRLPPVRLKSEDKSFNTHWEEKYERDGLGPKVLDTDDTYLIGAFLDVPIGRDINNSGDGLSESIDYPNEYWDSDEYEDDDDVGYMRQPIEDETWFLAHEVDYPSDNEKGTGHGSIQDPLETEQNKDDEDEQSFADEDSYLSREQYFQSKNVDSVVSSENPVGVSGSKVYRRNQNKVTSQYDGQLMDEEELNLMRAEPVWKGLVSQPNDLLGNGKVMRDRGRLLPDDICMDDDPHGSVRSIGVGINSDAADIGSEVRESLIGGSSEGDLEYDEASASGAGYPQHELDSNTCEGSKYNKNRIRRHNSDNYTLNHDRGAYTQAKNYKDGGFLFPPPRDRQLAQTSPNKSLWSNKANTIVSDGASDLVLANDDMIASWRRKSNDSSPVGSSRDEKYANAGESANSSPSSFSNYGYIERECAKKEADLKAAGERAEDPGASIEDEEAAAVQEQVKQIKAQEDEFETFNLKIVHRKNRTGFEEDKNFHVVLNSVIAGRYHVTEYLGSAAFSKAVQAHDLHSGMDVCVKIIKNNKDFFDQSLDEIKLLKYVNKHDPGDKYHLLRLYDYFYYREHLLIVCELLKANLYEFHKYNRESGGEVYFTMPRLQSITIQVLEALQFLHSLGLIHCDLKPENILVKSYSRCEVKVIDLGSSCFETDHLCSYVQSRSYRAPEVILGLPYDKKIDIWSLGCILAELCTGNVLFQNDSPATLLARVIGIIGPIEQGMLAKGRDSYKYFTKNHMLYERNQETNRLEYLIPKKSSLRHRLPMGDQGFIDFVSHLLEANPTKRPSAAEALKDPWLQYPYEPISS; encoded by the exons ATGGCTGATTCGACTCCCGTAGACGATATTCTGGAGTTCCTGAGGAGGAACAACTTTACAAATGCAGAGGCTGCTTTGAAATGTGAATTGGGTAGCAGGCCCGACTTGAATGGGGTAATGGACAAGCTTAAGCTTGATAGTAAGGAGTCGAGTGGTAGTAGGCTGAGGGAAGAAGTTAATGGAGCGAAATTATTGGGAGAAGATCAACAAATGAGGGATAGCGGGCGAGCTCTTAGTGAGTCAAGTAGTGCTGAGGCTTCTAAGGAGCTTATTGTCAAAGAGGTAGAGTGTGAAGCTGGGAGATATGAGTCGGAGCGGAAGTGGAAAAGCTGTGGCACTATTGGGGAGCAGAGCATGGTCAATGCGAGTGTGGGAACAAGTGATAAAAGCTTCACCGTCTCTAAGACTTCAGATACTGTTCTTGATTTGTATCCATGGAAATACAGTACGAGCAATGGGCCTGTGACTTCTAATGAGCATGATGACGGCAGTGCTGGTCCCAACGACTTTTTGGGTTTTGAGGTTTCTAGAAAGGCGTTGTTTTCAGCTGAGGACCTTGATCATGGTAAGGATTCTTCAAAATATGGGGAAGATGTTAGTTTTCCTTGTGAAAGGAGAATGTCTTGGCCAGTTGGTACTAGCAAGGCTGGTGATGAACCAAAGAATGAGAAGAACGAGCTTAAGGAAGTCGGTCCACGGAGAAAGATAAGTGGTGCGTCTTCTAAAGATGAGCTTGCTGATTCCATAAGTAATGCATCTGTACGCCCGTCTTTAGATCTCTGGAAAGACTGCTCACTAAAAAATGTTTTTCCCCCCTTCTCGGGGGAAGACACTTCGACCAGTCATGGGAGTGCTTCTTCCAATACTAATAAAACACAGGGCAAAAAGAAAAGAGATCCCTATGATATTAGGGTAAGTGTAAAAGAGCAAGTGGATGAGGTGGGAAGAGCTCTATACTTGCAGAAGGCTCATGGAGTTGAGCCAAAGGTTTTTGGTGATTTAGATTTTCCTCTTGCAACGGAGAATCAAAAGGAAGAGTTACCAAGGTTGCCACCTGTTAGGCTTAAGTCTGAAGACAAGTCTTTCAATACTCACTGGGAGGAAAAGTATGAACGCGACGGACTTGGTCCAAAGGTTTTGGATACTGACGATACATATCTCATTGGGGCATTTTTGGATGTACCTATTGGTCGAGATATTAATAATTCAG GTGATGGATTGAGTGAATCCATTGACTACCCTAATGAGTACTGGGATTCTGATGAatatgaagatgatgatgatgttggttATATGAGACAACCTATCGAAGATGAAACCTGGTTTCTGGCGCATGAAGTCGACTACCCTAGTGACAATGAGAAGGGGACTGGGCATGGGAGCATCCAAGACCCACTAGAAACGGAACAGAAcaaagatgatgaagatgaacaGTCGTTTGCCGATGAGGATTCTTACCTTTCCAGGGAACAATATTTCCAGTCAAAAAACGTTGATTCAGTTGTATCTTCAGAGAACCCTGTAGGCGTATCTGGCTCAAAAGTTTACAGGAGAAATCAAAATAAGGTGACCAGCCAATATGATGGACAGTTGATGGATGAAGAGGAGCTGAATTTGATGCGTGCAGAGCCTGTCTGGAAGGGCTTGGTCTCTCAGCCCAATGACCTCTTAGGGAACGGGAAGGTGATGAGGGACCGTGGGAGACTGCTTCCTGATGATATCTGCATGGATGATGATCCACATGGTTCAGTTAGATCTATTGGTGTTGGAATCAACAGTGATGCTGCTGATATAGGCAGTGAGGTAAGAGAAAGTTTAATTGGAGGTAGTAGTGAAGGGGACTTAGAGTATGACGAAGCTAGTGCTAGTGGTGCAGGATACCCACAGCATGAGTTAGATAGTAATACTTGTGAGGGATCCAAGTACAACAAAAATAGAATAAGGAGACATAATTCTGATAATTATACGTTGAATCACGATAGAGGTGCATATACACAGGCCAAGAATTACAAGGATGGGGGTTTCTTATTTCCTCCTCCTAGAGATAGGCAGTTGGCCCAAACAAGCCCAAACAAGTCTTTGTGGTCAAACAAGGCCAACACCATCGTCAGTGATGGAGCCAGTGATTTGGTATTGGCTAATGATGACATGATTGCATCATGGAGGCGCAAAAGCAACGACTCATCACCGGTGGGTAGTTCAAGGGACGAAAAATATGCCAATGCTGGGGAATCGGCAAATTCCAGTCCATCGTCTTTTTCAAATTATGGCTATATCGAGAGGGAATGTGCAAAGAAAGAAGCGGATCTAAAAGCAGCAGGTGAAAGAGCAGAAGATCCCGGGGCATCAATAGAAGACGAAGAAGCTGCTGCTGTACAAGAGCAAGTGAAACAGATCAAAGCCCAAGAGGATGAATTTGAAACCTTCAACTTGAAGATTGTCCACAGGAAAAACAG GACTGGTTTTGAAGAGGACAAAAATTTCCATGTCGTTCTGAATTCAGTCATTGCTGGTCGCTATCATGTCACCGAGTATCTTGGATCAGCTGCATTCAGCAAAGCTGTTCAGGCCCATGATCTGCACTCTGGCATGGATGTTTGTGTGAAGATAATAAAGAACAATAAAGATTTTTTCGATCAGAGCCTTGATGAAATAAAGCTGCTCAAGTATGTGAACAAACATGATCCTGGCGACAAGTACCATCTTCTCCGGTTGTACGATTATTTCTATTATCGG GAGCATTTGTTGATTGTTTGTGAATTGCTCAAAGCAAACTTGTACGAGTTCCATAAATATAATAGAGAATCTGGTGGAGAAGTCTACTTTACGATGCCAAGACTTCAG TCTATCACTATTCAGGTCCTGGAAGCACTTCAATTTTTACACAGTCTCGGCCTCATACATTGTGACCTCAAGCCCGAGAATATATTGGTGAAAAGTTACAGTAGGTGTGAGGTGAAGGTCATTGATCTAGGAAGTAGTTGCTTTGAAACGGATCATCTCTGTTCTTATGTTCAATCTAGGTCATACCGTGCACCTGAGGTTATTTTGGGACTTCCATATGACAAAAAGATCGATATATGGTCACTTGGTTGCATCTTGGCTGAACTTTGCACGGGCAAT GTGCTCTTTCAAAATGATTCTCCTGCCACTTTACTTGCTCGAGTAATTGGAATCATAGGCCCAATTGAGCAAGGGATGCTTGCTAAAGGACGAGATTCGTACAAATATTTCACCAAAAATCACATGCTTTATGAAAGAAATCAG GAGACGAACAGGCTCGAATATCTGATACCCAAGAAGTCATCTTTGAGACATCGCTTACCAATGGGGGACCAAGGCTTCATCGACTTTGTTTCTCATCTGCTAGAAGCCAACCCAACGAAGCGGCCTTCTGCAGCTGAGGCCTTAAAAGATCCATGGTTACAATATCCATATGAACCGATATCATCGTGA
- the LOC131026530 gene encoding uncharacterized protein LOC131026530 isoform X1 — translation MADSTPVDDILEFLRRNNFTNAEAALKCELGSRPDLNGVMDKLKLDSKESSGSRLREEVNGAKLLGEDQQMRDSGRALSESSSAEASKELIVKEVECEAGRYESERKWKSCGTIGEQSMVNASVGTSDKSFTVSKTSDTVLDLYPWKYSTSNGPVTSNEHDDGSAGPNDFLGFEVSRKALFSAEDLDHGKDSSKYGEDVSFPCERRMSWPVGTSKAGDEPKNEKNELKEVGPRRKISGASSKDELADSISNASVRPSLDLWKDCSLKNVFPPFSGEDTSTSHGSASSNTNKTQGKKKRDPYDIRVSVKEQVDEVGRALYLQKAHGVEPKVFGDLDFPLATENQKEELPRLPPVRLKSEDKSFNTHWEEKYERDGLGPKVLDTDDTYLIGAFLDVPIGRDINNSGKRSTGGSWLSVSQGIAEGTTDLVSGFATIGDGLSESIDYPNEYWDSDEYEDDDDVGYMRQPIEDETWFLAHEVDYPSDNEKGTGHGSIQDPLETEQNKDDEDEQSFADEDSYLSREQYFQSKNVDSVVSSENPVGVSGSKVYRRNQNKVTSQYDGQLMDEEELNLMRAEPVWKGLVSQPNDLLGNGKVMRDRGRLLPDDICMDDDPHGSVRSIGVGINSDAADIGSEVRESLIGGSSEGDLEYDEASASGAGYPQHELDSNTCEGSKYNKNRIRRHNSDNYTLNHDRGAYTQAKNYKDGGFLFPPPRDRQLAQTSPNKSLWSNKANTIVSDGASDLVLANDDMIASWRRKSNDSSPVGSSRDEKYANAGESANSSPSSFSNYGYIERECAKKEADLKAAGERAEDPGASIEDEEAAAVQEQVKQIKAQEDEFETFNLKIVHRKNRTGFEEDKNFHVVLNSVIAGRYHVTEYLGSAAFSKAVQAHDLHSGMDVCVKIIKNNKDFFDQSLDEIKLLKYVNKHDPGDKYHLLRLYDYFYYREHLLIVCELLKANLYEFHKYNRESGGEVYFTMPRLQSITIQVLEALQFLHSLGLIHCDLKPENILVKSYSRCEVKVIDLGSSCFETDHLCSYVQSRSYRAPEVILGLPYDKKIDIWSLGCILAELCTGNVLFQNDSPATLLARVIGIIGPIEQGMLAKGRDSYKYFTKNHMLYERNQETNRLEYLIPKKSSLRHRLPMGDQGFIDFVSHLLEANPTKRPSAAEALKDPWLQYPYEPISS, via the exons ATGGCTGATTCGACTCCCGTAGACGATATTCTGGAGTTCCTGAGGAGGAACAACTTTACAAATGCAGAGGCTGCTTTGAAATGTGAATTGGGTAGCAGGCCCGACTTGAATGGGGTAATGGACAAGCTTAAGCTTGATAGTAAGGAGTCGAGTGGTAGTAGGCTGAGGGAAGAAGTTAATGGAGCGAAATTATTGGGAGAAGATCAACAAATGAGGGATAGCGGGCGAGCTCTTAGTGAGTCAAGTAGTGCTGAGGCTTCTAAGGAGCTTATTGTCAAAGAGGTAGAGTGTGAAGCTGGGAGATATGAGTCGGAGCGGAAGTGGAAAAGCTGTGGCACTATTGGGGAGCAGAGCATGGTCAATGCGAGTGTGGGAACAAGTGATAAAAGCTTCACCGTCTCTAAGACTTCAGATACTGTTCTTGATTTGTATCCATGGAAATACAGTACGAGCAATGGGCCTGTGACTTCTAATGAGCATGATGACGGCAGTGCTGGTCCCAACGACTTTTTGGGTTTTGAGGTTTCTAGAAAGGCGTTGTTTTCAGCTGAGGACCTTGATCATGGTAAGGATTCTTCAAAATATGGGGAAGATGTTAGTTTTCCTTGTGAAAGGAGAATGTCTTGGCCAGTTGGTACTAGCAAGGCTGGTGATGAACCAAAGAATGAGAAGAACGAGCTTAAGGAAGTCGGTCCACGGAGAAAGATAAGTGGTGCGTCTTCTAAAGATGAGCTTGCTGATTCCATAAGTAATGCATCTGTACGCCCGTCTTTAGATCTCTGGAAAGACTGCTCACTAAAAAATGTTTTTCCCCCCTTCTCGGGGGAAGACACTTCGACCAGTCATGGGAGTGCTTCTTCCAATACTAATAAAACACAGGGCAAAAAGAAAAGAGATCCCTATGATATTAGGGTAAGTGTAAAAGAGCAAGTGGATGAGGTGGGAAGAGCTCTATACTTGCAGAAGGCTCATGGAGTTGAGCCAAAGGTTTTTGGTGATTTAGATTTTCCTCTTGCAACGGAGAATCAAAAGGAAGAGTTACCAAGGTTGCCACCTGTTAGGCTTAAGTCTGAAGACAAGTCTTTCAATACTCACTGGGAGGAAAAGTATGAACGCGACGGACTTGGTCCAAAGGTTTTGGATACTGACGATACATATCTCATTGGGGCATTTTTGGATGTACCTATTGGTCGAGATATTAATAATTCAG GAAAAAGGTCGACAGGAGGCAGTTGGCTCTCTGTGAGTCAGGGTATTGCTGAGGGTACCACTGATCTTGTTTCTGGTTTTGCAACTATAGGTGATGGATTGAGTGAATCCATTGACTACCCTAATGAGTACTGGGATTCTGATGAatatgaagatgatgatgatgttggttATATGAGACAACCTATCGAAGATGAAACCTGGTTTCTGGCGCATGAAGTCGACTACCCTAGTGACAATGAGAAGGGGACTGGGCATGGGAGCATCCAAGACCCACTAGAAACGGAACAGAAcaaagatgatgaagatgaacaGTCGTTTGCCGATGAGGATTCTTACCTTTCCAGGGAACAATATTTCCAGTCAAAAAACGTTGATTCAGTTGTATCTTCAGAGAACCCTGTAGGCGTATCTGGCTCAAAAGTTTACAGGAGAAATCAAAATAAGGTGACCAGCCAATATGATGGACAGTTGATGGATGAAGAGGAGCTGAATTTGATGCGTGCAGAGCCTGTCTGGAAGGGCTTGGTCTCTCAGCCCAATGACCTCTTAGGGAACGGGAAGGTGATGAGGGACCGTGGGAGACTGCTTCCTGATGATATCTGCATGGATGATGATCCACATGGTTCAGTTAGATCTATTGGTGTTGGAATCAACAGTGATGCTGCTGATATAGGCAGTGAGGTAAGAGAAAGTTTAATTGGAGGTAGTAGTGAAGGGGACTTAGAGTATGACGAAGCTAGTGCTAGTGGTGCAGGATACCCACAGCATGAGTTAGATAGTAATACTTGTGAGGGATCCAAGTACAACAAAAATAGAATAAGGAGACATAATTCTGATAATTATACGTTGAATCACGATAGAGGTGCATATACACAGGCCAAGAATTACAAGGATGGGGGTTTCTTATTTCCTCCTCCTAGAGATAGGCAGTTGGCCCAAACAAGCCCAAACAAGTCTTTGTGGTCAAACAAGGCCAACACCATCGTCAGTGATGGAGCCAGTGATTTGGTATTGGCTAATGATGACATGATTGCATCATGGAGGCGCAAAAGCAACGACTCATCACCGGTGGGTAGTTCAAGGGACGAAAAATATGCCAATGCTGGGGAATCGGCAAATTCCAGTCCATCGTCTTTTTCAAATTATGGCTATATCGAGAGGGAATGTGCAAAGAAAGAAGCGGATCTAAAAGCAGCAGGTGAAAGAGCAGAAGATCCCGGGGCATCAATAGAAGACGAAGAAGCTGCTGCTGTACAAGAGCAAGTGAAACAGATCAAAGCCCAAGAGGATGAATTTGAAACCTTCAACTTGAAGATTGTCCACAGGAAAAACAG GACTGGTTTTGAAGAGGACAAAAATTTCCATGTCGTTCTGAATTCAGTCATTGCTGGTCGCTATCATGTCACCGAGTATCTTGGATCAGCTGCATTCAGCAAAGCTGTTCAGGCCCATGATCTGCACTCTGGCATGGATGTTTGTGTGAAGATAATAAAGAACAATAAAGATTTTTTCGATCAGAGCCTTGATGAAATAAAGCTGCTCAAGTATGTGAACAAACATGATCCTGGCGACAAGTACCATCTTCTCCGGTTGTACGATTATTTCTATTATCGG GAGCATTTGTTGATTGTTTGTGAATTGCTCAAAGCAAACTTGTACGAGTTCCATAAATATAATAGAGAATCTGGTGGAGAAGTCTACTTTACGATGCCAAGACTTCAG TCTATCACTATTCAGGTCCTGGAAGCACTTCAATTTTTACACAGTCTCGGCCTCATACATTGTGACCTCAAGCCCGAGAATATATTGGTGAAAAGTTACAGTAGGTGTGAGGTGAAGGTCATTGATCTAGGAAGTAGTTGCTTTGAAACGGATCATCTCTGTTCTTATGTTCAATCTAGGTCATACCGTGCACCTGAGGTTATTTTGGGACTTCCATATGACAAAAAGATCGATATATGGTCACTTGGTTGCATCTTGGCTGAACTTTGCACGGGCAAT GTGCTCTTTCAAAATGATTCTCCTGCCACTTTACTTGCTCGAGTAATTGGAATCATAGGCCCAATTGAGCAAGGGATGCTTGCTAAAGGACGAGATTCGTACAAATATTTCACCAAAAATCACATGCTTTATGAAAGAAATCAG GAGACGAACAGGCTCGAATATCTGATACCCAAGAAGTCATCTTTGAGACATCGCTTACCAATGGGGGACCAAGGCTTCATCGACTTTGTTTCTCATCTGCTAGAAGCCAACCCAACGAAGCGGCCTTCTGCAGCTGAGGCCTTAAAAGATCCATGGTTACAATATCCATATGAACCGATATCATCGTGA
- the LOC131026532 gene encoding putative late blight resistance protein homolog R1C-3: MAAYGAAASLRNTIERILQSSRISLVSHSPQILQPAYDEMDRLQKVLLKLDDTSCSKIRTKVNAVDERIKEAVWEFEDLLESHVLHQILPQLESSIGPLSFFIDLQSLQHHVDCFAMTVKMMKVEYTKEMKNMAEEEGLPISSRIDFGGIKSKMVGFSRYFEKARDYLLQENNYEPYSIIGMAGVGKTTLAKHIFEDPSIRSHFELRAWVKVGRKCESDELLRCILAQVDPNAYQMLTQGDDEELVGLLTDRLKDKKCLIVLDDVWEIQVTNRLTSCLQEKNIVGTIRFLLTSRQHIVYTEDAYERVRLLNEEESKELLGEKVFGEEGFPSQLEKLGEKIAKKCEGLPLMIVTVAELLSKADKTPEYWTVVAYKQHNSLFEDAYNQISEVLFPSYDYLPQHLKMFFLYMGAFPPYVGIIRILINSLLSAEGFLEPTGEDSFVAFSSTYLENLCMWYHLVLNTPDSWLSANRHRVHSCWQHLCKEEASRIKFLHVLQSCDDVIKDQRRLCAHWNSLLCFNQVCDSIKSDCASTVRSLLLYGPYHPYPIPIHAMGFKLLRVLYARNV, encoded by the coding sequence ATGGCGGCTTATGGTGCGGCGGCTTCTCTCAGGAATACGATTGAGCGTATTCTACAATCGTCTCGCATTTCTCTCGTTTCCCACTCTCCACAAATCTTACAACCTGCCTACGATGAGATGGATCGATTGCAGAAAGTTCTGCTAAAATTGGATGACACCAGCTGCAGCAAGATCAGGACGAAGGTGAATGCTGTGGATGAACGAATCAAAGAGGCAGTTTGGGAATTTGAAGATTTACTCGAATCCCATGTCTTACATCAGATTCTTCCACAACTCGAAAGCTCGATAGGCCCCTTGTCATTCTTTATAGATCTGCAGAGTCTGCAACACCATGTTGATTGCTTCGCCATGACGGTGAAGATGATGAAGGTGGAGTACactaaagaaatgaagaatatggctgaagaagaaggcCTGCCTATTTCCTCAAGAATTGATTTTGGTGGAATCAAGTCAAAGATGGTTGGATTTTCTCGCTATTTTGAAAAGGCCAGAGATTATCTTCTTCAAGAAAATAACTACGAACCCTATTCGATTATTGGCATGGCTGGCGTTGGAAAGACAACTCTTGCTAAACATATTTTTGAAGATCCATCAATTCGGAGCCATTTTGAGCTTCGAGCATGGGTCAAAGTGGGCAGAAAATGCGAATCTGATGAACTATTGCGATGCATTCTAGCTCAAGTGGATCCCAATGCTTACCAAATGCTTACCCAAGGAGATGATGAGGAATTAGTTGGACTCTTGACAGACAGATTAAAGGATAAGAAATGCCTCATCgtgttggatgatgtttgggagATACAAGTAACAAATCGCTTGACAAGTTGCTTGCAAGAAAAGAATATTGTTGGAACTATTCGATTCTTACTTACAAGTAGACAACACATAGTATACACGGAGGATGCGTACGAAAGAGTACGCTTGTTGAATGAGGAAGAAAGTAAGGAGCTACTTGGTGAGAAGGTATTTGGTGAAGAGGGTTTCCCTTCTCAACTTGAGAAACTGGGAGAGAAGATTGCCAAGAAATGTGAAGGCCTTCCCCTTATGATAGTCACGGTTGCAGAGCTCCTATCAAAAGCCGACAAGACCCCAGAATACTGGACAGTGGTAGCCTACAAACAACACAACTCACTTTTCGAGGatgcatataatcaaatatcagaGGTACTTTTCCCAAGCTATGACTACTTACCCCAACATTTAAAAATGTTTTTCCTATATATGGGAGCTTTCCCTCCATATGTTGGTATCATTCGAATCCTGATCAATAGTCTGTTGAGTGCTGAGGGGTTTCTTGAACCAACTGGAGAAGACAGTTTTGTGGCTTTTTCCAGTACATACTTGGAAAATCTTTGTATGTGGTACCATCTTGTTCTCAACACACCAGATTCTTGGTTATCAGCTAACAGGCATCGCGTGCATTCTTGCTGGCAGCACTTATGTAAGGAAGAAGCTAGTAGGATCAAATTTTTGCATGTCTTACAAAGTTGTGATGATGTTATAAAAGACCAGCGTCGGTTGTGTGCCCATTGGAACAGTTTATTATGCTTCAACCAAGTGTGTGATTCAATAAAAAGTGATTGTGCATCCACTGTCCGTTCTCTCCTTCTTTATGGCCCTTATCATCCATATCCAATCCCAATACATGCCATGGGTTTCAAGTTGCTCAGGGTACTGTATGCTAGAAATGTCTGA